In the Pseudolabrys taiwanensis genome, one interval contains:
- a CDS encoding xanthine dehydrogenase family protein molybdopterin-binding subunit produces MNAPFAPMSRRRLLQTGGAVVVSFALMRRSVAQDAQNKPVEPQAAPQLPGSLRTSPMLDSWIGIDAQGQITVFTGKAELGQGIKTALIQCAAEELDVDLHAITLITADTERTPNEGYTAGSHSMQDSGTAILNAAAQVRGILIDLAAARLNLPTGQLRTRAGSVLADDGRSVSYKDLVTGQDFHRTAQPDSPLKDPTTFAIIGKRIDRVDIPGKLTGAPMYVQDMRPEGMLHARVVRPPAYGAKLTKVDTAAVERMPGFVKVVRDGSFLAAVAEGEFQAIEAMQALSATAQWQPGDALPDPAGIFDVIKSLPSNDSVILNKGTPVRQGYRTLKAAYRRPYHLHGSIGPSCAVALYEGDKLTVWTHTQGVYPLRNALSDMLHMPREQVHCVQVEGSGCYGHNAADDVAADAALIARATPGRPIRVQWMREDEHGWEPFGPAMISEVSATLDAGGKLVSWQYDVWSNTHSTRPEGPAGNLLAALYLAQPFPQPAPKPIPQPEGGGDRNAIPLYTVPNGRVVSHFIPQMPLRVSALRGLGAYHNIFSIESFMDELAEAANADPVEFRLRHLDDPRARDVIEKAATEFNWKARPSLPRGRGHGFAFARYKNLAAYCAIALELDVDRESGAVTLGRVVAAVDSGLAVNHDGIRNQIEGAIVQSASWTLYEAVTFDRQGITSRDWSSFPMIRFPLVPESIAVHVIDRPTERFLGTGEAAQGPTAAAVANAIAHAAGTRIRELPLTAERIKATIGP; encoded by the coding sequence ATGAACGCCCCCTTCGCACCGATGAGCCGCCGCCGCCTGCTGCAGACGGGCGGCGCCGTCGTCGTCAGCTTCGCGCTGATGCGGCGGAGCGTCGCGCAAGATGCGCAGAACAAGCCGGTTGAACCGCAAGCCGCGCCCCAATTACCCGGCAGTTTACGCACTTCGCCGATGCTCGACTCCTGGATCGGCATCGACGCACAAGGACAGATCACCGTCTTCACCGGCAAGGCCGAATTGGGCCAGGGCATCAAGACAGCGCTCATCCAATGCGCTGCAGAAGAGCTCGATGTCGACTTGCACGCCATCACGCTCATCACCGCCGATACTGAGCGCACCCCCAATGAGGGCTACACAGCCGGCAGCCATTCGATGCAGGATTCCGGAACGGCCATCTTGAACGCCGCCGCGCAGGTGCGCGGCATCCTCATCGATCTAGCGGCGGCGCGGCTCAACCTGCCCACGGGTCAATTGCGGACCCGAGCCGGCTCGGTGCTCGCAGATGACGGCCGCAGCGTCTCCTATAAGGATCTTGTGACCGGCCAGGACTTTCATCGGACAGCGCAGCCTGATTCGCCGCTGAAGGATCCGACGACCTTCGCCATCATCGGCAAGCGCATCGACCGTGTCGACATTCCCGGCAAGCTTACCGGCGCACCGATGTATGTGCAGGATATGCGCCCCGAAGGCATGCTGCACGCGCGCGTGGTGCGCCCGCCCGCCTATGGCGCGAAACTGACCAAGGTCGATACGGCCGCAGTCGAGCGCATGCCCGGATTCGTAAAGGTCGTGCGCGACGGCAGCTTCCTCGCGGCCGTTGCCGAGGGTGAATTCCAGGCCATCGAGGCCATGCAGGCTTTGTCCGCCACAGCGCAATGGCAGCCGGGCGATGCCTTGCCCGACCCCGCGGGCATCTTCGACGTCATCAAGTCCTTGCCCTCGAACGATAGCGTGATCCTCAACAAAGGCACACCGGTCCGGCAGGGCTACCGGACGCTGAAGGCTGCCTATCGGCGCCCCTATCATCTGCACGGCTCGATTGGGCCGTCCTGCGCCGTCGCACTCTATGAAGGGGACAAGCTCACGGTGTGGACGCACACGCAGGGCGTCTATCCGCTGCGCAACGCCCTCTCCGACATGCTCCATATGCCGCGCGAACAAGTGCACTGCGTTCAAGTCGAAGGCTCAGGCTGCTACGGGCACAATGCCGCCGACGACGTTGCGGCCGATGCGGCCCTGATCGCGCGGGCGACGCCCGGCCGTCCGATCCGCGTCCAGTGGATGCGCGAGGACGAGCATGGCTGGGAGCCCTTCGGCCCCGCCATGATCTCCGAAGTGTCGGCGACGCTCGACGCCGGGGGCAAGCTCGTATCCTGGCAATATGATGTCTGGAGCAACACGCATTCGACCCGGCCCGAAGGACCGGCCGGCAATCTGCTTGCCGCGCTTTATCTGGCGCAGCCTTTCCCTCAGCCGGCGCCGAAGCCGATCCCGCAACCCGAAGGGGGCGGCGATCGCAATGCCATCCCGCTTTACACCGTTCCCAACGGGCGTGTCGTCAGCCACTTCATCCCACAGATGCCGCTACGCGTATCGGCTTTGCGCGGATTGGGCGCGTATCACAACATCTTCTCGATCGAGAGCTTCATGGATGAACTCGCGGAGGCCGCCAATGCCGATCCTGTCGAGTTCCGGCTCCGGCATCTGGATGATCCGCGCGCGCGCGACGTGATCGAGAAAGCCGCGACCGAATTCAATTGGAAAGCGCGCCCTAGTCTGCCACGTGGACGCGGCCATGGCTTTGCCTTCGCGCGCTACAAGAACCTCGCGGCCTATTGCGCGATCGCACTCGAACTCGACGTCGACCGGGAAAGCGGCGCCGTGACACTTGGCCGCGTCGTCGCCGCGGTCGACAGCGGTCTCGCTGTCAATCACGATGGCATACGCAACCAGATCGAGGGCGCGATCGTTCAATCGGCGAGTTGGACGCTGTACGAAGCTGTCACCTTCGACCGACAAGGAATTACGAGCCGAGATTGGTCGAGCTTTCCAATGATTCGCTTTCCGCTGGTGCCCGAAAGCATCGCCGTGCATGTCATCGATCGTCCAACCGAGCGGTTCCTTGGGACGGGTGAGGCGGCGCAGGGCCCCACCGCGGCGGCTGTTGCGAACGCCATCGCTCATGCAGCCGGCACGCGGATTCGGGAGCTTCCACTGACGGCCGAGCGAATTAAGGCGACGATCGGTCCCTAA
- a CDS encoding (2Fe-2S)-binding protein, whose amino-acid sequence MIALNVNGAMHNVDVDPRTPLLYVLRNDLKLNAAKFGCGLGQCGACTVLVDHEPVFSCLTPVSVLENRYIRTVEGLGTAEKPGIVQRAFMEEQAAQCGYCIPGMMMRAQALLEHNAAPTDAQIRDYMAPNLCRCGTQMRILRAVRRAAKSMTADLNGTREARQ is encoded by the coding sequence ATGATCGCCCTCAACGTGAATGGCGCGATGCACAACGTCGACGTCGATCCGCGGACGCCTCTGCTCTACGTGCTCCGCAACGATTTGAAGCTCAATGCTGCCAAATTCGGCTGCGGCCTCGGTCAATGCGGCGCCTGCACGGTGCTTGTCGATCACGAGCCGGTTTTCTCCTGTCTCACCCCCGTCTCTGTCCTGGAGAACCGCTACATCCGCACCGTCGAGGGGCTCGGCACAGCGGAGAAGCCGGGCATCGTGCAGCGTGCCTTTATGGAAGAGCAAGCGGCGCAATGTGGCTACTGCATTCCCGGCATGATGATGCGCGCGCAGGCGCTGCTCGAGCACAACGCCGCCCCGACCGATGCGCAAATTCGCGACTACATGGCGCCCAATCTCTGCCGTTGCGGCACGCAGATGCGCATTCTGCGTGCGGTGCGGCGCGCCGCCAAATCGATGACCGCCGACCTCAATGGCACCCGTGAGGCCCGGCAATGA